A region of Streptomyces sp. R44 DNA encodes the following proteins:
- a CDS encoding MFS transporter, which translates to MATTTTPPESPTDPTTPTTTAPAAPPALTRRDRLVLFVLCAAQFMVALDFSVLNVALPVLGADLRFDPSGLQWAVTAFALPSGGFLLLFGRIGDLFGRKKLFLSGLVLFGAASLLATLAWSPGSFLAGRALQGLGAAAIVPTGMALLTTAFPEGPLRARALGISGTLMSLGFTIGMVLGGVMTDTLGWRSTMALLAVFTLIVLPLAPGLLPESRTPERPRLDVPGALTVTGGLLSLIYALTTAAERGFGGVDVPVALALGVLLLVAFGVIESRHPAPLVSLPVLRRRTVAFGNLGGLVTFSMMSTIVFVLTLYLQETLGLSAFASGIVFGVQGAFSVLAGMVTPKVIGRFGAQRTLVVSLLGQGLLTAALLGIGRESGAVLATVAVSVASMLHLGAIISYGVTVTSGVRDEEQGLATGLVTTTQQVGLTVGIPLLGVLATTGSDLFAGVRTVIALDAAIVVGAAALIALGLRRRS; encoded by the coding sequence ATGGCAACGACGACCACCCCGCCCGAATCCCCCACCGACCCCACCACCCCCACCACCACGGCCCCCGCCGCTCCCCCGGCCCTCACCCGCCGCGACCGGCTCGTCCTCTTCGTCCTGTGCGCCGCCCAGTTCATGGTGGCGCTCGACTTCTCCGTCCTGAACGTCGCTCTGCCCGTCCTCGGCGCCGACCTCCGCTTCGACCCCTCCGGCCTCCAGTGGGCGGTCACCGCCTTCGCCCTGCCCTCCGGCGGCTTCCTGCTGCTCTTCGGCCGGATCGGCGACCTCTTCGGCCGCAAGAAGCTCTTCCTCTCCGGTCTCGTGCTCTTCGGCGCGGCCTCCCTGCTCGCCACGCTCGCCTGGAGCCCGGGCTCCTTCCTCGCCGGCCGCGCCCTCCAGGGCCTCGGCGCGGCGGCGATCGTGCCGACCGGCATGGCGCTGCTCACCACCGCCTTCCCCGAAGGCCCGCTGCGGGCCAGGGCGCTCGGCATCTCCGGCACCCTGATGTCGCTCGGCTTCACCATCGGCATGGTGCTCGGCGGCGTCATGACCGACACCCTCGGCTGGCGCTCCACGATGGCCCTGCTCGCCGTCTTCACGCTGATCGTGCTGCCGCTCGCCCCGGGCCTGCTGCCCGAGTCCCGCACCCCCGAGCGGCCCCGCCTGGACGTGCCCGGCGCGCTGACCGTCACCGGCGGGCTGCTCTCCCTGATCTACGCCCTGACGACGGCGGCCGAGCGCGGCTTCGGCGGCGTGGACGTCCCCGTCGCCCTCGCCCTGGGCGTGCTGCTGCTCGTGGCCTTCGGGGTGATCGAGTCCCGGCACCCGGCCCCGCTGGTCTCGCTGCCGGTGCTGCGCCGCCGTACCGTCGCCTTCGGCAACCTGGGCGGTCTGGTCACCTTCTCGATGATGTCGACGATCGTCTTCGTGCTGACCCTGTACCTGCAGGAGACCCTCGGCCTCTCGGCCTTCGCCTCCGGCATCGTCTTCGGCGTCCAGGGCGCGTTCTCGGTCCTCGCCGGCATGGTCACCCCGAAGGTGATCGGCCGGTTCGGCGCCCAGCGCACCCTGGTGGTCTCGCTGCTCGGCCAGGGCCTGCTGACCGCCGCGCTGCTCGGCATCGGCCGGGAGTCCGGCGCGGTCCTGGCGACCGTGGCCGTCTCGGTGGCGTCGATGCTGCACCTCGGCGCGATCATCTCGTACGGCGTGACGGTCACCTCCGGCGTACGCGACGAGGAGCAGGGGCTGGCGACCGGTCTGGTCACGACCACCCAGCAGGTCGGTCTGACGGTCGGCATCCCGCTGCTCGGTGTCCTCGCCACCACCGGCTCCGACCTCTTCGCCGGGGTCCGCACGGTCATCGCCCTGGACGCGGCGATCGTGGTCGGCGCGGCGGCCCTGATCGCCCTCGGCCTGCGGCGCCGGTCCTGA
- a CDS encoding PhoH family protein — translation MTQTPTAQNGAPHDGAPGQARAHFTVPAKHPMVTILGSGDSLLRVIERSFPQTDIHVRGNQVSAVGDAVEVALIQRLFDEMMLVLRTGQPMTEDAVERSIAMLRASENGSAEGGEETPAEVLTQNILSSRGRTIRPKTLNQKRYVDAIDKHTIVFGIGPAGTGKTYLAMAKAVQALQSKQVNRIILTRPAVEAGERLGFLPGTLYEKIDPYLRPLYDALHDMLDPDSIPKLMASGTIEVAPLAYMRGRTLNDAFIILDEAQNTNPEQMKMFLTRLGFDSKIVITGDVTQVDLPNGTKSGLRQVRDILDGVPDVHFSTLTSQDVVRHKLVGRIVDAYEQYDSRNGK, via the coding sequence ATGACTCAGACACCCACAGCCCAGAACGGAGCGCCCCACGACGGGGCGCCTGGACAGGCCCGCGCCCACTTCACCGTCCCGGCGAAGCACCCCATGGTGACCATCCTCGGCTCCGGTGACTCCCTGCTCCGCGTGATCGAGCGGTCGTTCCCGCAGACCGACATCCACGTCCGGGGCAACCAGGTCAGCGCGGTCGGCGACGCGGTGGAAGTCGCCCTCATCCAGCGCCTGTTCGACGAGATGATGCTGGTGCTCCGCACCGGTCAGCCGATGACGGAGGACGCAGTGGAACGCTCGATCGCCATGCTCAGGGCGAGCGAGAACGGATCGGCGGAGGGCGGCGAGGAGACTCCCGCCGAGGTGCTCACGCAGAACATCCTCTCCAGCCGGGGTCGCACGATCCGTCCCAAGACGCTCAACCAGAAGCGGTACGTCGACGCGATCGACAAGCACACGATCGTCTTCGGCATCGGCCCCGCCGGCACCGGCAAGACCTATCTCGCCATGGCGAAGGCGGTCCAGGCCCTGCAGTCCAAGCAGGTCAACCGGATCATCCTGACCCGGCCCGCCGTCGAGGCGGGCGAGCGGCTCGGCTTCCTGCCCGGCACGCTCTACGAGAAGATCGACCCGTACCTGCGGCCGCTGTACGACGCCCTGCACGACATGCTCGACCCCGACTCGATCCCCAAGCTCATGGCGAGCGGGACGATCGAGGTCGCGCCCCTGGCGTACATGCGCGGACGGACGCTGAACGACGCGTTCATCATCCTCGACGAGGCGCAGAACACGAACCCCGAGCAGATGAAGATGTTCCTCACCCGCCTCGGCTTCGACTCGAAGATCGTCATCACCGGTGACGTCACCCAGGTCGACCTGCCGAACGGGACGAAGAGCGGCCTGCGGCAGGTCCGCGACATCCTCGACGGTGTCCCGGACGTCCACTTCTCGACGCTCACGTCGCAGGATGTCGTCCGGCACAAGCTCGTCGGCCGTATCGTCGACGCGTACGAGCAGTACGACAGCCGCAACGGGAAGTAG
- the ybeY gene encoding rRNA maturation RNase YbeY has product MSIDVNNESGTEVDEQAILDIARYALARMRIHPLSELSVIVVDAEAMEQLHIQWMDLPGPTDVMSFPMDELRPPSKDDEEPPQGLLGDIVLCPEVATQQGKDAPTQHSMDEELQLLTVHGVLHLLGYDHEEPDEKAEMFGLQAAIVDGWRAEKGLTGPSPAPTVS; this is encoded by the coding sequence ATGTCGATCGACGTCAACAACGAGTCCGGAACCGAGGTCGACGAGCAGGCGATCCTCGACATCGCCCGCTACGCGCTCGCGCGCATGCGCATCCACCCGCTCTCCGAGCTCTCGGTGATCGTCGTGGACGCGGAGGCGATGGAGCAGCTCCACATCCAGTGGATGGACCTGCCCGGCCCGACGGACGTCATGTCCTTCCCGATGGACGAGCTGCGCCCGCCGTCGAAGGACGACGAGGAGCCCCCGCAGGGGCTCCTCGGCGACATCGTGCTCTGCCCCGAGGTCGCCACCCAGCAGGGCAAGGACGCGCCGACGCAGCACTCCATGGACGAGGAGCTCCAGCTCCTCACCGTCCACGGGGTGCTGCACCTGCTCGGGTACGACCACGAGGAGCCGGACGAGAAGGCCGAGATGTTCGGCCTCCAGGCGGCGATCGTCGACGGCTGGCGCGCGGAGAAGGGCCTCACCGGCCCGTCCCCGGCTCCCACCGTCTCCTGA
- a CDS encoding MmcQ/YjbR family DNA-binding protein produces MTPDELRAFCLDFNDASEEFPFGPDTSVFKVAGKMFALSWLDGRPLRVNLKCDPDEAVRLREEHPAVAPGYHMNKRHWNTVTVAELPDRMVRELVEDSYDLVVAGLPKAVRLRLDRS; encoded by the coding sequence ATGACCCCCGACGAGCTGCGCGCCTTCTGCCTGGACTTCAACGACGCCTCGGAGGAGTTCCCGTTCGGTCCGGACACCTCCGTCTTCAAGGTCGCCGGGAAGATGTTCGCGCTCTCGTGGCTCGACGGCCGTCCGCTGCGGGTCAATCTCAAGTGCGATCCGGACGAGGCGGTACGGCTCCGCGAGGAGCACCCCGCCGTCGCCCCCGGGTACCACATGAACAAGCGGCACTGGAACACCGTGACCGTCGCGGAGCTCCCGGACCGGATGGTCCGGGAGCTCGTCGAGGACTCGTACGACCTCGTCGTCGCCGGTCTCCCGAAGGCCGTACGGCTCCGCCTCGACCGGTCGTAG
- a CDS encoding hemolysin family protein, with protein sequence MDVSLILGAVALVIVAWLAACAEAGLARVSSFRAAEAVRSGRRGAEKLAQVASDPTRYLNVALLVRVSCEMAAGVLVTYACLEALPETWQALLVAIAVMVLVSYVAVGVSPRTIGRQHPLNTATAAAYVLLPLARIMGPIPQLLILIGNALTPGKGFRKGPFASEAELRAMVDLAEQESLIEDEERRMVHSVFELGDTLVREVMVPRTDLICIERYKTIRQALTLALRSGFSRIPVTGENEDDIVGIVYLKDLVRRTHINRDSEADLVSTAMRPAAFVPDTKNAGDLLREMQQERNHVAVVIDEYGGTAGIVTIEDILEEIVGEITDEYDRELPPVEELGEDRYRVTARLDIGDLGELYGFGPDEYDDEDVETVGGLLAKALGRVPISGAKAVVELPDGRSLRLTAEAPAGRRNKIVTVLVEPLEPEEKPE encoded by the coding sequence ATGGACGTTTCGCTGATCCTCGGCGCCGTCGCGCTGGTCATCGTGGCCTGGCTCGCCGCCTGCGCCGAGGCCGGTCTCGCCCGCGTCTCCAGCTTCCGCGCCGCCGAGGCCGTCCGGTCCGGGCGGCGCGGCGCCGAGAAGCTGGCCCAGGTCGCCTCCGACCCGACCCGCTATCTCAACGTGGCGCTGCTCGTCCGCGTCTCCTGCGAGATGGCGGCCGGCGTCCTCGTCACGTACGCCTGCCTGGAAGCCCTCCCGGAGACCTGGCAGGCGCTGCTCGTCGCGATCGCCGTCATGGTCCTCGTCTCGTACGTGGCCGTCGGCGTCTCGCCGCGCACCATCGGCCGCCAGCACCCGCTGAACACGGCGACCGCAGCCGCGTACGTGCTGCTGCCGCTGGCCCGGATCATGGGCCCGATCCCGCAGCTCCTCATCCTCATCGGCAACGCGCTGACCCCGGGCAAGGGCTTCCGCAAGGGCCCCTTCGCCTCCGAGGCCGAGCTGCGGGCCATGGTCGACCTCGCCGAGCAGGAGTCGCTCATCGAGGACGAGGAGCGCCGCATGGTGCACTCCGTCTTCGAGCTGGGCGACACCCTCGTCCGCGAGGTGATGGTGCCCCGCACCGATCTGATCTGCATCGAGCGGTACAAGACGATCCGTCAGGCCCTCACCCTCGCGCTGCGCTCCGGGTTCTCCCGGATCCCGGTCACCGGGGAGAACGAGGACGACATCGTCGGCATCGTCTACCTGAAGGACCTGGTCCGCAGGACCCACATCAACCGGGACTCCGAGGCCGACCTGGTGTCCACCGCGATGCGGCCCGCCGCCTTCGTGCCCGACACCAAGAACGCCGGTGACCTGCTGCGCGAGATGCAGCAGGAGCGCAACCACGTCGCCGTCGTCATCGACGAGTACGGCGGCACGGCCGGCATCGTCACCATCGAGGACATCCTGGAGGAGATCGTCGGCGAGATCACCGACGAGTACGACCGGGAGCTGCCGCCCGTCGAGGAGCTCGGCGAGGACCGCTACCGGGTCACCGCCCGCCTCGACATCGGCGACCTCGGCGAGCTGTACGGCTTCGGCCCCGACGAGTACGACGACGAGGACGTGGAGACCGTCGGCGGTCTGCTCGCCAAGGCGCTCGGCCGGGTCCCGATCTCCGGGGCCAAGGCGGTCGTGGAGCTGCCGGACGGCCGTTCGCTGCGACTGACGGCCGAGGCGCCCGCCGGCCGCCGGAACAAGATCGTCACCGTGCTCGTGGAACCGCTGGAACCGGAGGAGAAGCCGGAATGA